The following are encoded in a window of Variovorax paradoxus genomic DNA:
- a CDS encoding CaiB/BaiF CoA transferase family protein, translating to MNTTGPLQGIRILDLTAVVMGPYATQTLGDLGADIIKVEPPSGDNLRAVGPMRHAGMGAMAMHLNRNKRSIVLDLKQPEGREACLRLAAGCDALIYNTRPQAMARLGLGYEAVAAVNPKIVYLGAFGYGEEGPYAGKPAYDDLIQGAAGVASLFAQQSGGAPRYAPVTLADRAVGLQAAIALLAAVLSAQRTGQGQAVEVPMFEALSQFVMGDHLGGHSFEPPLGPTGYARLLAEHRKPYATADGYLGVLIYNDKHWQAFFDVIGRPELRASPMFGTHTARAANIGAVYAFVAEVMATRGSDEWMALLEAADIPVARLHTTESLLDDPHLRAVDFFPEFDHPTEGRIRTLAPVGRYSATPAAIRRPAPRIGEQSVELLREAGYADEAIDRMLALGVTLQADPMKDDSP from the coding sequence ATGAACACCACCGGACCACTTCAGGGCATCCGCATCCTCGACCTCACGGCCGTGGTGATGGGCCCGTACGCCACGCAGACGCTCGGCGACCTCGGCGCCGACATCATCAAGGTCGAGCCGCCCTCCGGCGACAACCTGCGCGCCGTCGGCCCGATGCGCCATGCCGGCATGGGCGCGATGGCGATGCACCTGAACCGCAACAAGCGCTCCATCGTGCTCGACCTCAAGCAGCCCGAAGGCCGCGAGGCCTGCCTGCGGCTCGCGGCGGGTTGCGATGCGCTCATCTACAACACGCGCCCGCAGGCGATGGCGCGGCTGGGGCTCGGCTACGAGGCCGTCGCCGCGGTCAATCCGAAGATCGTCTACCTCGGCGCGTTCGGCTACGGCGAAGAAGGTCCGTATGCCGGCAAGCCCGCCTACGACGACCTGATCCAGGGCGCGGCCGGTGTCGCCTCGCTCTTCGCGCAGCAAAGCGGCGGTGCGCCGCGCTACGCGCCCGTCACGCTCGCCGACCGCGCCGTGGGCCTGCAGGCGGCCATCGCGCTGCTGGCTGCGGTGCTCAGCGCGCAGCGCACCGGCCAGGGCCAGGCGGTGGAAGTGCCGATGTTCGAGGCGCTCTCGCAGTTCGTCATGGGCGACCACCTCGGTGGCCACAGCTTCGAGCCGCCGCTCGGGCCCACCGGCTATGCGCGCCTGCTCGCGGAGCACCGCAAGCCCTACGCCACGGCCGACGGTTATCTTGGCGTGCTCATCTACAACGACAAGCACTGGCAAGCCTTCTTCGACGTGATCGGCCGGCCCGAGCTGCGCGCCTCGCCGATGTTCGGCACGCACACGGCGCGCGCCGCGAACATCGGTGCGGTCTATGCGTTCGTGGCCGAGGTGATGGCCACGCGCGGCAGCGACGAATGGATGGCGCTGTTGGAGGCGGCCGACATTCCGGTCGCGCGCCTGCACACGACCGAGAGCCTGCTCGACGACCCGCACCTGCGCGCCGTCGACTTTTTTCCCGAGTTCGACCATCCGACCGAAGGCCGCATCCGCACGCTCGCGCCCGTCGGCCGCTACAGCGCCACACCAGCAGCCATCCGCCGGCCCGCGCCGCGCATCGGCGAGCAGAGCGTCGAGCTGCTGCGCGAAGCGGGCTACGCGGACGAAGCTATCGACCGCATGCTCGCGCTCGGTGTCACGCTGCAGGCGGACCCCATGAAAGACGACAGCCCATGA
- a CDS encoding DUF5677 domain-containing protein has protein sequence MPEKPHPTLLDRSEARAQIAANFGSQMETLRDVANYGSNLIVRAFVSSPRDMTAIVTCYVFLKQIVAMVDAVHVLLSEGAGYASHLPARSAFEASLYLHYVIENDSERRARRYYVADIREQQGWARKLIAGTPEAEGLEELRKSINLESFLGNPENTAVANAMLQDAARVLGQPEFLAIDAEFDAIRRRRKRDVAWYALDGISNIRQLAKHLGSFAEYETFYSRGSQAMHSGTYKDHIRIIDNQLHAIPIRHIMDFNHLIQSVLIVAVSSMRRVVERYRSGEINDLNRRYLTEWRAAMMHTPTVNYEFNATGVI, from the coding sequence ATGCCAGAGAAACCTCATCCAACACTGCTTGATCGAAGCGAGGCCCGAGCACAAATTGCGGCTAATTTTGGCTCACAGATGGAAACTCTACGTGATGTTGCCAACTACGGGTCGAACTTGATCGTTCGTGCTTTCGTATCCAGCCCACGAGATATGACTGCCATCGTGACCTGCTACGTTTTTCTCAAGCAGATAGTCGCGATGGTTGATGCTGTGCACGTTTTACTTTCAGAGGGGGCGGGCTATGCCAGTCATCTTCCTGCGCGCAGCGCATTTGAGGCGTCCCTGTACCTCCACTATGTGATTGAAAACGACAGCGAGCGGCGAGCGAGGCGCTACTACGTTGCGGACATTCGAGAGCAGCAGGGTTGGGCCCGCAAACTGATCGCTGGCACGCCAGAGGCTGAGGGACTGGAAGAGCTGCGTAAATCGATCAACCTGGAATCGTTTTTGGGTAACCCCGAAAACACTGCGGTGGCAAATGCGATGCTACAAGACGCGGCCCGTGTACTGGGCCAGCCGGAGTTCCTTGCAATAGACGCCGAATTCGATGCGATAAGACGGCGACGCAAGAGGGACGTCGCTTGGTACGCGCTCGATGGCATCTCGAACATCCGACAGTTGGCGAAACATCTAGGGAGCTTTGCGGAATATGAGACCTTCTATTCCAGAGGTTCGCAAGCGATGCATAGCGGGACATACAAGGACCACATTCGAATCATCGATAACCAACTCCATGCGATCCCTATCCGTCACATCATGGATTTCAATCACCTCATTCAGAGTGTGCTGATCGTGGCTGTTAGCTCTATGCGCCGTGTCGTGGAACGCTACCGCAGTGGTGAGATCAATGATCTGAATCGGCGATACCTCACTGAGTGGAGGGCGGCCATGATGCATACCCCGACCGTGAATTACGAATTCAATGCCACTGGCGTGATCTAG
- a CDS encoding hydroxymethylglutaryl-CoA lyase, whose amino-acid sequence MKLPTQVKLVDVGPRDGLQNEKQPVSAEVKIGLVHRLQDAGLKEIEVTSFVSPKWVPQMADNAEVMHGITRKPGVLYSVLTPNMKGFEAAIAAPREEWPDEIVVFGAASEAFSQKNINCSIAESIERFAPVVAAALDKGIRVRGAMSCTVGCPYEGEIDPSKVGYLAQLMKGIGVQRVDVADTIGVGTPRKVQAAMEATLAHFDVDAISGHFHDTYGQALVNTLAALELGVWNFQSSSAGLGGCPYAKGATGNVATEDVVYMLHGMGIATGIDLDKLIDAGVYISEALGREPNSRASKAIRTKRAG is encoded by the coding sequence ATGAAACTCCCCACCCAGGTCAAGCTCGTCGACGTCGGTCCGCGCGACGGCCTCCAGAACGAAAAGCAACCCGTGTCCGCCGAGGTCAAGATCGGCCTCGTGCACCGCCTGCAGGACGCGGGCCTGAAGGAGATCGAGGTCACCAGCTTCGTCTCGCCCAAGTGGGTGCCGCAGATGGCCGACAACGCCGAGGTGATGCACGGCATCACGCGCAAGCCGGGCGTTCTCTACTCGGTGCTCACGCCCAACATGAAGGGCTTCGAGGCCGCCATTGCTGCGCCGCGCGAAGAATGGCCCGACGAGATCGTGGTGTTCGGCGCCGCGAGCGAGGCCTTCAGCCAGAAGAACATCAACTGCTCGATCGCCGAGAGCATCGAGCGCTTCGCGCCCGTGGTGGCAGCGGCGCTCGACAAGGGCATCCGAGTGCGTGGCGCGATGTCGTGCACCGTGGGCTGCCCCTACGAAGGCGAGATCGATCCGTCCAAGGTCGGCTACCTCGCGCAACTGATGAAGGGCATCGGCGTGCAGCGCGTGGACGTGGCAGACACCATCGGCGTGGGCACGCCGCGCAAGGTGCAAGCGGCGATGGAGGCCACGCTGGCGCACTTCGATGTCGATGCCATCTCCGGCCACTTCCACGACACCTACGGGCAGGCGCTGGTCAACACGCTGGCGGCGCTCGAACTGGGTGTGTGGAACTTCCAGTCGTCGTCGGCGGGCCTGGGCGGTTGCCCCTATGCCAAGGGCGCGACGGGCAACGTCGCGACCGAAGACGTGGTCTACATGCTGCACGGCATGGGCATCGCCACCGGCATCGACCTGGACAAGCTCATCGACGCGGGCGTGTACATCAGCGAAGCGCTGGGCCGCGAACCGAACTCGCGCGCCTCGAAGGCGATCCGCACCAAGCGCGCGGGCTGA
- a CDS encoding acylphosphatase, with the protein MNANTIVTRHLVVHGLVQGVGYRWSMVQAAQRLGVRGWVRNRRDGNVEALVAGAADGVEALVHWARQGPAGARVDAVDVNEADAADDLPDGFAQRETV; encoded by the coding sequence ATGAACGCCAACACCATCGTCACCCGCCATCTCGTCGTCCACGGCCTCGTGCAGGGCGTGGGCTACCGCTGGTCGATGGTGCAGGCGGCGCAGCGGCTCGGCGTGCGCGGCTGGGTGCGCAACCGGCGCGATGGCAACGTGGAAGCGCTCGTGGCCGGCGCCGCCGATGGGGTCGAAGCGCTGGTGCACTGGGCGCGCCAGGGGCCTGCCGGTGCGCGCGTGGATGCGGTCGATGTGAACGAGGCCGACGCCGCGGACGATCTGCCCGACGGCTTCGCGCAACGCGAAACCGTCTAG
- a CDS encoding acyl-CoA dehydrogenase family protein, which produces MNFSLNEDQRSLVAAIERLCEDFPIDYWRDHDDRAVFPHEFHRAVAESGWLGIAMPEAQGGAGLGITEAALMMRAISASGAGMSGASSVHMNIFGLNPVVVFGTEAQRQRFLPPLIAGTEKACFAVTEPDAGLDTTSLKTQAVRQPNGSYLLHGRKIWISTAQVADRMLILTRTTPIDQVKKPTQGLTLFYTALDRSKVEVREIHKLGRAAVDSNMLFIDGLEVPEEDRIGEEGRGFEYILHGLNPERILIAAEAIGIGRAALRIAAQYAQERVVFGRPIGQNQGVAHPLARAWANLEAADLMVFKAATLYDANEPCGIEANAAKYLAAEAAHDACQNAVLTLGGMGYAKEYHVERLLRESYIPRIAPVSPQMILNFIAEKALGLPKSY; this is translated from the coding sequence ATGAATTTCTCCCTGAACGAAGACCAGCGCTCGCTCGTCGCGGCCATCGAGCGCCTGTGCGAAGACTTCCCCATCGACTACTGGCGCGACCACGACGACCGCGCCGTGTTCCCGCATGAATTCCACCGCGCCGTCGCCGAGAGCGGCTGGCTCGGCATCGCGATGCCCGAAGCGCAGGGCGGCGCGGGGCTCGGCATCACCGAGGCGGCGCTGATGATGCGTGCCATCAGCGCGTCGGGCGCGGGCATGTCGGGCGCGTCGTCGGTGCACATGAACATCTTCGGCCTCAACCCGGTGGTGGTGTTCGGCACCGAGGCGCAGCGCCAGCGCTTTTTGCCGCCGCTCATCGCGGGCACCGAGAAAGCCTGCTTCGCCGTGACCGAGCCCGACGCGGGGCTCGACACCACGAGCCTCAAGACGCAGGCGGTGCGCCAGCCGAACGGCAGCTACCTGCTGCACGGCCGCAAGATCTGGATCTCGACCGCGCAGGTGGCCGACCGCATGCTGATCCTCACGCGCACCACGCCCATCGACCAGGTGAAGAAGCCCACGCAGGGCCTCACGCTGTTCTACACGGCGCTGGACCGCAGCAAGGTCGAGGTGCGAGAGATCCACAAGCTGGGCCGTGCGGCGGTCGACTCCAACATGCTCTTCATCGACGGCCTCGAGGTGCCCGAAGAAGACCGCATCGGCGAGGAGGGCCGCGGCTTCGAATACATCCTGCACGGGCTGAACCCCGAGCGCATATTGATTGCGGCCGAAGCCATCGGCATCGGCCGCGCCGCGTTGCGCATCGCGGCGCAGTACGCGCAGGAGCGCGTGGTGTTCGGCCGGCCCATCGGCCAGAACCAGGGCGTGGCGCATCCGCTCGCGCGCGCCTGGGCGAACCTGGAAGCGGCCGACCTGATGGTCTTCAAGGCCGCCACGCTGTACGACGCGAACGAGCCCTGCGGCATCGAGGCCAACGCCGCCAAGTACCTCGCGGCCGAGGCGGCGCACGACGCCTGCCAGAACGCCGTGCTCACGCTCGGCGGCATGGGTTATGCGAAGGAATACCATGTCGAACGCCTGCTGCGCGAGAGCTACATTCCGCGCATCGCGCCGGTCAGCCCGCAGATGATCCTGAACTTCATCGCCGAAAAAGCACTGGGGCTGCCGAAGTCGTACTGA